The Dendropsophus ebraccatus isolate aDenEbr1 chromosome 3, aDenEbr1.pat, whole genome shotgun sequence genomic interval caaaaaaaaaaaaatacgacagtgactctttaaacttaTACTTGAAATGACATTGTGTTAATTTTAATGAATTCTTCTGCCCTTTTTATTTCAGATTGAATTTGACGGTGTCATGAGTGAGGCTGGGGACAAACTTGTAGTTATTGACTTTACAGCCACATGGTGTGGGCCATGTAAAATGATTGGACCTTTTTTTGATGTAAGTAATTTGtcagtgtatgttcacacaacgttttttcagctccattaaaACAACGTCCTTTGAGTCTACAATAACAGACGTCAATTAGCAGcttggccttcccttagtgcaatgactggtgtttgtagattattctagtttggggttactaattggactttgggtgtggcttaactgaaaagtctattgaatttaatagtaagaacagagaaagaacggtgacaaaagcaTAACTGTGTATGAACTACAAATATAaagcgtccgctgtttgcaaaagacatgtGGAAATAATGatcttgttcattattttgacgtccgctgtaaaAAGCCTGTtactcaatacattgtgtgcattggacgtccatcttcctattgacttcaatgcattgccattgcagtcagttaaatcgcggcaataacggacgtttatTAAAATctcaaaattggccgccttttctctatttgtgacattgtgtgaacatagccttatgtaggAACttgttttacagttttttttaaggtTGAAGGGGTTGTTTGGGCAGGGCTTATAAAGGGCTGGTGTCACAAAGAAATGTAGGTCTATAGTGATGTATTATGTTAAATTAAACAAACATATTCCATAAAAATGTATCGActgactaatcccccatgtgcttcTTAGTTTCATAGTTGATTTTTACCttcatgacaccacccctttaaccctttaccgcacgaggacgtaactgtacgtcctcgcgcgggcgctataagcatgggaatggagcgattttaaggaacatatattcgttaacaatggtttgaattttttacaggccatcagataatataaaagtcatacatgttatatatcgtaatcgtaacgacttgaggaacataaataacatatcagtttttccataggacacactgcgtaaaaacgaaaccccccccaaagaaaaagaattgtggtttttttttcaatttcactgcgcatataattttttttctggttttgcagcatattttatgcaaaagttcagcatgtcattgcaaagtacaattagtgacgcaaaaaataagggctcatgtgggtctgtaggtgtaaaaatgcaagtgccatggccttttaagcacaaggaggaaaaaaataaacgcaaaaatgaaaattagcctggtcctgaaggggttaagctgtaTGCCCAGGGAAAAGGtgattgaaaaaataaataacatgtacTTGCCTTCCGTTCTCttctaaagatgagtgaacctcgagcatgcgcgagtccatccgaaccctagcgttcggcatttgattagcagggaaTGCTGAattttgataaagctctaaggttgtttaaaaaacatggatacagccaatgactatatccatgttttccacatagccttagggctttatccaaattcagcagcccctaCTAATCAAATTCCAAACGCtctggttcggatgaactcgagcaagGCTGCTTttcccttccctggtggtctagtgggggggattgccccatcctccccccacacacacacacacacgtgatcgcggaggagcgatccccgcatccgtCCCCGCCGGGGGTCTGCGCcgtgatggcgctgatcccagctcgatgATCTATTGTTTCTGGCTGCAGCAAGCCAGAGCAATAGATCGcccatctcatggatctatgcagtatatctatactgcatagatctcaataagagatctaagtagtgatactagaagttccccgggaggcttctagtatgtgtgtaaaaataaaaaataaaaaagttttttttattattaataaaaaaaaatcccctcccctaataaaagttggaatcacccttcctttcccattttataaatagaaataaataaacaaatttggtatcgccgcgtgcatattTGCCTGGTcgattaaattatcccattcctgatctctcatggtaaacagcgtaagtgcaaaaacccaccaaagtgcaaaattgcgcattttttgtcacatcaaatccagaaaaattgtaataagtgatcaaaaagttgcgtatacgcaatcaaggtactgatcgAAAGTACAgagcatggtgcaaaaaatgacacctcaaccagccccatagaccaaaggataaaagtgttgtaaggatgggaatagagcaattttcaaggaacatttattttttaaaaaaggttttaattttttaaaagccaaataaaataaaagttacacatcgttgcaatcgtactgacttgaggaacatagataacatgtaagTTTTACCCTAGGTCGAATTGCGTAAACACAgacccccaataaaaaaaatgtgttttatttttaattttaccacacatgtaatttttttaagcctgtctttgcaaagtacaattaatggtgcaaaaaataagggctcatgtgggtcgctaggtaaaaaaattcaagcgctatggccttttaagcacaaggaggaaaaaacaaaagcgcaaaaagtGAAATTGGTTCTGTCCTTAACGGGTTAAatacttttgcaaatacattcattggaCAAATGTGTCTTCTCCTGATATGGATGCTCTTTCCCTACCGTTGTGGACAGCTCGTTGTCTGGGtttccaaccaccactctgctctaaaagcaatatTTGAACTGATATAGACAACTGTGGACAATTGGAAGGGAAAGAACTGCATATCAAGAGAAGGAGACGCGTTTGGTAAATTAATATATTTTCAATGATATTTGATGGAGAAGTCACACCAAATTTAATAAAGGGTCCCGGGTCCCACTgaccgctgtcatttttgtcttGAAACTGGgcacatcacaacccggctgagcgattgccctCTCAGCCATTCAGTAACTTGGGCGGTGTCCCACCCCACTCACTGGTTTGCTAAGTGGGCAGTTATCAGCCTGGCACCtaggagagctgcaggtcaccAGCGGCTGTCAATTGGACTCGGGAGTGGTGCTACAGGGCACGATTATAGgttagtttattattttcccgcaccccctggcttcctgacttttttttttatttgatgggaCTTAAATTGCTGAGCCCTACAAGATTATAAAACCTAACCTTATACTTTGTGCAGATTGCTGAAGATCTATCCACTAATGACAATAGTACCTCACATCTTACTCATTCTTCTGTCATTTGTCTGCTTCTAGGGACTCAGTGCAAAATACCCTGATGTTGTTTTTATTAAAGTTGATGTGGATGACGCACAGGTAAATTATTCTTCCTACAAGTTTTTGGCTTTATtcttaaggctggcttcacactgccttacaATCGTCACTTAAACCTCTTCAATGCTCGTATGGGTGCAGTGCGAGATCAGTCTGGCCCACAGGGCGGTTAtgtggggatgcaatgcatcttcacttaaagagactctcagcaggtttatgctgtcctatccctaggtagcataaagtagtgacagataaactgtacagaatgatgtatcacttacatttttctgtgcagctgatcctgtaTAACACAGACaattagtagtcctctccattatgtgtgcgagtccagtagtcctcattatttaaaagaaacagaaaactcTACCCGCCATTGGCAGTTACtgtatctatccatgctgtgtataggcagtcacctgtcagccAGTAgcaggagggcagggagaggggtgtggcaataatccaattctcctgcatattagaaaaatggctgaacagaattctgtaagtaatacatcatctgttcagcatttctgtgacttatttatgctgccctcattatgGGTAGCGTCAACTAGTGACAGACTCTCTTTACTcctctgggggccagattgtttagTATGGCACCTAAAGGGTTTAGTGGGGATGTGATGCAGATGCAATGGGGGGGTTCAGGTCTCCAGGGCTACGGACACGCAAGAGACTGTAATGCGCGCCACTCTCATTGAATTGGCATGGTGGGGGTCAGACACATTACTGTCTCATGGGTATTTGTAGCCACAGAGACCCGAACTTCCACCCACAGAATGTACCTAATGATgagtacattttaaaggggttagccagtgctacaaaagatggccactttcttttagagaaaacacgactcttgtctccatttcaggtgcagtttgcaattaagctatgttcatttcaatggaactgagcagcaaaagctggagacaagagtgggactgtctctagaagaaagcggccatgttgttgtagtgctggataacgcctttaatgaTTCTTGTTCAGTGTTGCATAATATCACTTTGAAATCTTAGCATGTACTGTGGGGTAAGAGATTTTGACATTGCAGGTTTTGAAATACTAGCATCCTCATGTGAAATATGTTCTTTTATTCAGGAAATTGCCTCAAACTGTGACATCAAGTGCATGCCAACCTTTCAGTTCTATAAAAATGGAAAACGGGTATGTATTTGTCAATTATCTAGCAAATACCACTGTAACAGTGGTTTTGCTGGTCATAGTAGTGCCTATGACATTTTTAGTAGTGTCGCTAGACAGGCTCATTAGATCACAGTTTTCTGAGGTAGACTAAATAGTAGGCTACCCAGTTTCTAGCAATTGTTACTGCAAATTTGTCTGCTTGTATGAATCTCCCTCAACCTCCCAGTTCCCTTGCTCCACTAAAAGTTCTCATGACAACATATTCGGGAGAAATTCATCAAGGGCtatgtgcctatttttaggtgaataattggatattTCACCCATTTTTAGTCTAAGTTCTCGTTACCAGCATTcaatgggtgaatatttttttagatgACACTTTTTCTAATctacctgttttgagtattcacccaaaagtttgcataatccgggattaccgcccaatttatcatttgcgactttttaaaaagcacAAACTGGttcaggcctacgtctggtcagtaccaggtgaatatgttttgctacagctggagggccacgtgTTTGATACCTGTGCTGTAGATGTGGATGATCAACAAAGGGCTTGTAACTtgaatatatttgggattccagaAGTATTGTGGGCCATAGAAATATAAAATTCTTTGCACTCTGTACTATGTTAATTGTTTGAGTTAATTGCTAAGTGTgtccattttttcctctttagGTGCATGAATTTAGTGGCGCCAACAAGGCCACTTTGGAGGAAAAAGTGCAAGAGCTGAAATAATATATAATGGATGTCTGCTTGTATTCATTTATTTTCTGTATATGTAGACCACATTCTAACCATGCTACCCAATACTTATATATGAAGGAAACTGCAACCATTCCTTTTTATCAAAACTTTAAATATGGAACATGCTAAATACTTACATTTCAGTTACtacttttattaaaatataaatggAATGGACCCAAGAACATGTGTTAAATAAAATGGCTGCTAGAATCCACTATCTTTGTGTATGTGGACACCTGGCCATATGCAAAATTACTactaaaggtgttgtccaggaaGTAGAAGAGGCCTTGCCTGTTCTGCTCCCTAGTGTTTCATTTCCTCTTTCTGGCCATCCTGGAAGTATAATGAGACAAGTAGGGGAAACCACTCCTGCACACAGTAGTATCCAATAGCTTCCAGATGTTGGGTAGCCTTTCAAGATGGCCTAGGGAGGGAAGTTGAGTGCCAGGGACCAGAGCAGGTTAGGCCTTTTCTGCTACCTGGATATCTAGGAAGAAGGGACGGGGATGGGGGCTTGCTCTCTTTTACAACATGAGCAAATatttatttacagaaaaaaaagtggATGGCAAATCTACAGTAACTAAATGTACACATGTCTGGGATAAGCAGAGATTAAGatgataataaaggaaataatatacaGTAAAGACAGACTAGATTGACCATGTGGTCTACGGTACCACATATTGAAGTTCTTGTTCCTGCAAGTTAATGCTCAGGTCTTTCAATGTGTTCTCttgttcttgaaaaaaaaactgaacccaagaacaagaggacacagtgagaggttagttgggggaaagatcagaagcaacatgagaaaatattactttactgaaagagtagtagatgcttggaacaaactttcagcagatgagcttggtaaatctacaataatagaaacaataataataataaacatgccTGGGACAAACCTATATctttcctaagataataagaatggaaaccctaaaagggcagactagatggacccagtggtctttttctgccaacaatcttctatgtttctaagtgcCTTTAAAACATGACTGAGGATATTAGCCAAGGCAGAATCTCTTCTAGAAGTAAATATATCTGTTGCTTGACCATGGCTTATTGGCAGAGATCTTTTTGTCTTAAGATTGAAGGGGTAAAGTTCCTCCTTGAGAGCACCAAAATATGTATGGAGTCTTATAAGCCATGCAAAGCTCCACTGAGAATATTGATTTGCAGGGACGCTACCTCTTATAGGTTGCACTAGAGAGCAAGCTCCCTTCCTTTTTTGAAGGACTACTTTGCAAATAGTTTTTTCCAGTGGAGCTTTGCATTCCCTATGAAACTAAATACACCATTTAGCACACAATTTAAAGAGTAGCTGTCCCGAAATATAACTTGACATGTTATCAGGCATGTTAAAAGCTGTTGGTGATCGGAGTTCACTGCTGGGATCAGGAGACACAGCTAGGGAGAGATCTCAGAAGCTCTTCCATCCAACCCCTGGCCACAAAGGGCCTTTTACaagctagaaatgctcctgctgCCGATGATTGGCCCGTGTAAAATTGACGATGATGAGCTGAAGATggggttgatcgtttatttagatggGCTTCAAAATTTATCGTCCTAAGCCACACATCTTTTAGTCTGAAGCCAAAACGGTTAAGGTAAACTGACAGCTCTGATATGCATATGTCTGTGTTGTCAGTTTGCAGATTACACAGCAGTTGCATACTTACCCTAGTGCGCTGCTGCTTGCGATCCGGCATCCTCTCCTCCAGCTCCACCTGtccagctgctgtgtcttcaggcccctcctccagaatgattgacagccagaggaggcagggCCAAAATACAGCAGAGAAGAGGATGCTGGATTACAAGCAGCAGTACATGACGAAATATGCAACTGCTGTGTGTTTGCCAAACTGACAATGCAGTCATGTTTATCCGTGCTGTCTGTTTACATTGCTGCAGCCCATCCACTCGATTTCTCCTgctatgtaaaggcactgcaaacgagcgccGTGTGACGGCCCACGGGTGAGAAGTCAccacatgtaaaaggaccttatcTCCATTACATTTGAGTCCATTAATGGCAGTCTATGAGACAGAGCACGCAGCTGGGGGGTGGATTGCGCTGCTGCATCCTCTCCTGATTTCAGCAGGGAGACCTAGTTAGAgcaaaaacgtttgacatgtcaagtTATATtttgtgacaggtactctttaaggagAAACTTATTTGGGACCTTCACCCGTATCAAAAGCAGTAATCTCATAAACCTCTATTTCAAATACATCACAAAACCCAAATGTGGAAAAGTGGGATAGCACACTTTTAATGGATTATGTAGACCAGAAAAACCTGACTTGGAAtatgtgggagcagtcatcctACTCAATTTTTAGACATAGGGGGACAGACAAACTACAGGCACATCGATCACATCTACTATGGCACCTTGTACCTTCTGAcagcagacatgtcaaactcttaATTTGTCTGGTTCTCAGTtatgacccccccctccccctattaacctcttaaggacccatgccgcaCGGATACAGCATGGAATCCTGTCCCTTAAGAAGCCATGTCTTGCACCCTCTTGGCCTCCGTTACTCCGGCCTGCTCCCCATCCATTCCGCCGCCGTCccgtgctgccgcatcctccctctccctgccacaCTCTGTtgttgctgccaccctccctcctcctgctgccaccctctctccttctgctgccatcttccctcctcctgctgccaccctccctcctgccaccctttcccctctctgctgccacccttttCTCTTacccttctcccctctcctcataccctctcttaccaccctttcctttttcctgccacgctctcctctgccaccctctcttatcttaccctctcccctctcttgtcacactctccctgctgccagactctccctcctgccacactctcctcttaccctctcccctgccaccctctcctctctcttgccaccctctcctgcctcctgcttccctgtcctgccaccctcccctcttgccacgctctctgctgccaccctcttttCTCTTaccctccgctgccaccctctcttttcttaccctctcctgccactctcccccctcccctgccaccctctcctctcaccacCCTCTCTTCTTAccctgtcctgccaccctttTCTTTTTCCTGCCACGCtatcctctgccaccctctcccctctcttgccaccctctccactctggcttgccaccctctcctctctctatcctctcccctctccgctaccattctctcctcttaccctctcctgccaccctttcctttttcctgccaccctctactCTCGCCACCCTCTcacctctccgctgccaccctctcccctaccaccccctcccctgccactctcTACTCTCTCGTgctaccctctccgctgccaccctcttccCTGGATCGGTGGTGATATAGTGTCCCCCTGGCctcagctgttttttttctttttcagtgtcatttttttttttttttttttgggggggggggggcactagtgggggggtttccaatgttttggcagcacgggggctctgcgaacccaacatggccttcatcctccattctggcaaaatccagcttccaaaatccaaattgcgctcttTCACTTTGGAGGCTTTCAGTGCAccgactttgcactttgtgtccacatgtggggtactcctttaatcgggggaaattgctctacatgatttgtggttatttttttcttttaaccccttgtggactTGAAAAATTCAAActtacaccaacattttagtgtaaaaataaaaatttttcattttcacatcatattgttccacatttgtgcctgtcaccggtggagtccatatgctcactataccccttgttagattcattgaggggtgtagtttccataatggggtcactttggACGGGTTTTCACTTTTTGGCAGCACGGGTGCTTTGTAAACCCAACATGACCTCCGTCCTCCTTTCTggcaaaatccagcttccaaaagacaAATGGTGCACCTTCCGTTTGGCGGCGTGTCCTGCGCCGTCATGGCACAATATGccccccatgtggggtatttttgtactcagaggaaattgctctacaagttttatgttttttttcttttaaccccttgtgaacctgaaaaatgtaaggctagaccaagttttagtgtaaaaccagtggggtccatgtgctcactataccccttgttacattccttgaggcttgtagtttccataat includes:
- the LOC138785789 gene encoding thioredoxin-like isoform X2 — encoded protein: MTPFMIEFDGVMSEAGDKLVVIDFTATWCGPCKMIGPFFDGLSAKYPDVVFIKVDVDDAQEIASNCDIKCMPTFQFYKNGKRVHEFSGANKATLEEKVQELK
- the LOC138785789 gene encoding thioredoxin-like isoform X1 — protein: MVRFIQTMIEFDGVMSEAGDKLVVIDFTATWCGPCKMIGPFFDGLSAKYPDVVFIKVDVDDAQEIASNCDIKCMPTFQFYKNGKRVHEFSGANKATLEEKVQELK